Within Actinosynnema pretiosum, the genomic segment GCCTCCGGCGACGGCGTGGCCGTGGCCGAGCTGGCCCAGGAGCCGATCCGGGCCGACCTGCTGGCGCTGTTCGAGCGCGCCGAGCTGGAGAAGTACCTGACCGCCGAGGAGCTGGAGGGCTGACGTGGGCTACCAGGGGCACTTCCGGGTGTGGCGCGGTGACGCCTCCGGCGGCGCGATGGAGGACTTCACCGTCGAGGTCAACGAGGGCGAGGTCGTGCTCGACGTCATCCACCGGTTGCAGGCCACCCAGGCCGCCGACCTCGCCGTGCGGTGGAACTGCAAGGCGGGCAAGTGCGGCTCGTGCTCGGCCGAGGTCAACGGCAGGCCGAGGTTGCTGTGCATGACCCGCATGTCGGTGTTCGCCGAGGACGAGACCGTCACCGTGACGCCGATGCGGGCGTTCCCGGTGATCAGGGACCTGGTCACGGACGTGTCGTTCAACTACGCCAAGGCGCGCGAGGTGCCCGCGTTCCGGCCGCCCGAGGACCTGGAGCCCGGCGAGTACCGGATGGCGCAGGTGGACGTCGAGCGCTCGCAGGAGTTCCGCAAGTGCATCGAGTGCTTCCTGTGCCAGGACACCTGCCACGTGGTGCGCGACCACGAGGAGAACAAGGAGGCGTTCTCCGGGCCGAGGTTCCTGATGCGGGTCGCCGAGCTGGAGATGCACCCGCTCGACACGGCCGACCGCGTCGAGGCGGCGCGCTCCGAGCACGGCCTCGGGCTGTGCAACATCACCAAGTGCTGCACCGAGGTGTGCCCGGAGCACATCGCCATCACCGACAACGCGCTCATCC encodes:
- a CDS encoding succinate dehydrogenase/fumarate reductase iron-sulfur subunit, whose protein sequence is MGYQGHFRVWRGDASGGAMEDFTVEVNEGEVVLDVIHRLQATQAADLAVRWNCKAGKCGSCSAEVNGRPRLLCMTRMSVFAEDETVTVTPMRAFPVIRDLVTDVSFNYAKAREVPAFRPPEDLEPGEYRMAQVDVERSQEFRKCIECFLCQDTCHVVRDHEENKEAFSGPRFLMRVAELEMHPLDTADRVEAARSEHGLGLCNITKCCTEVCPEHIAITDNALIPLKERVADRRYDPLVWLGNKLFRRS